In Acidimicrobiales bacterium, the following proteins share a genomic window:
- a CDS encoding NAD-dependent malic enzyme — translation MGAPNVSYSVSIRVSLKHSPGALGRLTTAIGEAGGNILGLDMIDVADDRMVRDITVLAIDDEHVARITKAIEAMGEVTIHSVLDRTFRMHVDGKIEVASKSPLATRDDLSMAYTPGVARVCLSIADNPPEVHRYTIKANSVAVVTDGTAVLGLGNIGPHAALPVMEGKAMLFKEFAGIDAWPVCLRADSADALVEAVERLEPVYGGINLEDVAAPRCFEVEERLKASLDIPVFHDDQHGTAVVVLAALRNALQVVGKEMANLTVVIGGAGAAGVAVAKILSEAGVPCIIGVDRKGAIYAGRGDTDLSKMWMGENTNPDRRKGSMGEVLAGADVFVGVSGPGLVTREQLTAMAGAPIVFALANPDPEIAPEEAEGIAAVVATGRSDYPNQINNVLCFPGIFRGALDAGATAITEAMKLAAAEAIASTVPPEELEPSYIVPSVFNKSVVAKVAEAVAHVAREEGVVREAPSGPLTPAG, via the coding sequence ATGGGCGCACCCAATGTGTCGTATTCGGTGTCGATCCGCGTCTCGCTCAAGCACTCTCCCGGAGCCCTCGGCCGTCTGACCACGGCAATCGGCGAGGCCGGGGGGAACATCCTGGGCCTCGACATGATCGATGTCGCCGATGACCGCATGGTGAGGGACATCACGGTGCTGGCGATCGACGACGAGCACGTGGCCCGGATCACCAAGGCCATCGAGGCCATGGGTGAGGTGACCATCCACAGCGTGCTGGACCGCACGTTCCGCATGCACGTGGACGGCAAGATCGAGGTGGCGTCCAAGTCGCCGCTGGCCACACGCGACGATCTCTCGATGGCCTACACCCCGGGCGTGGCCCGGGTCTGCCTGTCCATCGCCGACAATCCCCCCGAGGTCCACCGCTACACGATCAAGGCCAACTCGGTTGCCGTCGTCACGGACGGGACGGCCGTGCTGGGGCTCGGCAACATCGGGCCCCACGCCGCCCTCCCGGTGATGGAGGGCAAGGCCATGCTCTTCAAGGAGTTCGCCGGCATCGACGCCTGGCCCGTCTGTCTCCGGGCGGACTCGGCGGACGCGCTGGTGGAGGCGGTCGAGCGCCTCGAGCCCGTCTACGGCGGCATCAACCTCGAGGACGTGGCCGCGCCCCGCTGCTTCGAGGTCGAAGAGCGGCTCAAGGCCAGCCTCGACATCCCCGTCTTCCACGACGACCAGCACGGCACCGCGGTCGTCGTGCTTGCCGCCTTGCGCAATGCCCTCCAGGTCGTCGGCAAGGAGATGGCAAACCTGACCGTCGTCATCGGCGGGGCCGGAGCGGCTGGCGTGGCGGTCGCCAAGATCCTCTCCGAGGCGGGGGTGCCCTGCATCATCGGCGTGGACCGCAAGGGCGCCATCTACGCCGGCCGCGGGGACACCGACCTGTCCAAGATGTGGATGGGCGAGAACACGAATCCCGATCGCCGCAAGGGATCGATGGGCGAGGTGCTGGCCGGGGCCGACGTCTTCGTCGGGGTCAGCGGGCCAGGGCTGGTGACCCGAGAGCAGCTGACGGCCATGGCCGGCGCCCCAATCGTCTTCGCCCTGGCCAACCCGGATCCGGAGATCGCACCGGAGGAGGCCGAGGGCATCGCCGCCGTGGTGGCGACGGGGCGCAGCGACTACCCCAACCAGATCAACAACGTCCTGTGCTTCCCCGGCATCTTCAGGGGTGCCCTTGACGCCGGGGCCACCGCCATCACTGAAGCCATGAAGCTGGCGGCCGCCGAGGCCATCGCTTCCACCGTGCCGCCCGAGGAGCTCGAACCCAGCTACATCGTGCCGTCGGTGTTCAACAAGTCGGTCGTCGCCAAGGTTGCCGAGGCCGTGGCCCACGTCGCCCGGGAGGAGGGCGTCGTCCGGGAGGCCCCCTCGGGCCCGCTGACGCCGGCGGGCTGA
- a CDS encoding BldC family transcriptional regulator, whose translation MPNNPQTTPTRDGSSADQGQPDALLTPGEVATLFRVNPKTVTRWARAGKLTAIRTLGGHRRFRASEIRDCLDRTEYEEA comes from the coding sequence ATGCCGAACAATCCTCAGACCACACCTACCCGAGACGGGAGCTCCGCCGATCAGGGCCAGCCCGATGCACTGCTCACGCCGGGCGAGGTGGCGACATTGTTTCGTGTCAACCCGAAGACCGTCACCCGCTGGGCGCGGGCCGGCAAGCTGACGGCCATCCGCACTCTGGGAGGGCATCGGCGCTTCCGGGCCTCGGAGATCCGCGACTGCCTCGACCGCACCGAGTACGAGGAGGCCTGA
- a CDS encoding Glu/Leu/Phe/Val dehydrogenase dimerization domain-containing protein: MFCHDEATGLRAIIAVHSTRLGPALGGVRFRPYATEDEALADVLALSRAMTYKAAAAGLDLGGGKAVILGDPARIKTEALLQAYARYLEGLGGRYLTAEDVGTTQADMDLMRRETRYVTGTSRSLGGSGDPSAATAVGVLQAMLALATKLWGSPSLRGRRVVVSGVGKVGLALARHLVDEGAVVVASDVDSVALERATKILGLSSAPPERAHAVECDIFSPCALGAVLTPERIAELRCQAIVGAANNQLAEPRSVRLLADAGITYVPDFVANAGGIINISHELVGYRPDRANAAVRRIFDTAMAVLTEATAAGASTTEVAEAMARRRLTGYGRPGPAPAARATVTGG, translated from the coding sequence GTGTTTTGCCACGATGAGGCGACCGGTCTGCGGGCGATCATCGCCGTGCACTCAACCCGGCTGGGACCGGCGCTCGGGGGCGTCCGCTTCCGTCCCTACGCCACCGAGGACGAGGCCCTGGCGGACGTGCTCGCCCTGTCCAGGGCCATGACGTACAAGGCGGCGGCCGCGGGGCTCGACCTCGGTGGCGGCAAGGCGGTGATCCTCGGTGACCCCGCCCGGATCAAGACCGAGGCCCTGTTGCAGGCCTACGCCCGTTACCTGGAGGGCCTCGGCGGTCGCTACCTGACCGCCGAGGACGTCGGCACGACGCAGGCCGACATGGACCTGATGCGCCGGGAGACCAGGTACGTGACGGGCACCAGCCGGTCGCTGGGCGGTTCGGGGGACCCGTCGGCAGCCACCGCCGTGGGTGTGCTCCAGGCCATGCTGGCCCTGGCCACCAAGCTGTGGGGCTCGCCCAGCCTGCGGGGCCGGCGCGTCGTCGTGAGTGGGGTGGGCAAGGTCGGGCTGGCACTGGCCCGTCACCTGGTGGACGAAGGCGCGGTCGTCGTTGCCAGCGATGTCGACAGTGTCGCCCTCGAGCGCGCCACGAAGATTCTCGGGCTGTCGTCGGCACCGCCCGAGCGCGCCCACGCCGTCGAGTGCGACATCTTCTCGCCGTGTGCGCTCGGTGCGGTTCTCACCCCCGAGCGGATCGCTGAGCTGCGCTGCCAGGCCATCGTCGGGGCAGCGAACAACCAGCTGGCCGAGCCCCGAAGCGTCCGGCTGCTGGCCGATGCCGGCATCACCTACGTGCCCGACTTCGTCGCCAACGCGGGAGGGATCATCAACATCTCCCACGAGCTCGTCGGCTACCGCCCGGACCGGGCCAACGCCGCGGTGCGCAGGATTTTCGACACCGCGATGGCGGTGCTGACCGAGGCGACGGCCGCAGGAGCGAGCACGACCGAGGTGGCCGAAGCGATGGCTCGGCGCCGGCTGACGGGGTACGGTCGGCCCGGGCCCGCGCCGGCGGCGCGAGCCACCGTCACAGGGGGGTGA
- a CDS encoding dehydrogenase E1 component subunit alpha/beta: MYRTILLARVLDQKTWALNRMGKAPFVVSSQGHEGAQVGSAWTIRAGVDPVLPYYRDLGVVLALGMTPYEVLLGVFARPDDPCSGGRQMPNHWGHAGRRIISGSSPIATHLPHAVGMALAAKLEGRDEVVMCYFGDGAASKGDFHESLNFAGIHQLPVVFVCENNGYAISVPLSKESAVENIAEHAHSYRLTGVIVDGNDPIDVYAATHSAIRRARKGEGAALVECKTYRYLGHTSDDDDRSYRTPAEVELWRKKDPLVRMRQYLIEQRLLSEQREEELEAEVKAEVEEAAQRAEEAAACEPAAAFTKVWARPLRPTPGVPVELAEPVAPRPHHPSPAGPGPERTVVDALRVAQHDLLAADERVMILGEDVGPRGGVFRATEGLHATFGEARVMDTPLAESSIVGIGIGLALAGRRPIAEIQFADFIHSAFDQIVSEAAKLHYRSDGAFGVPLVIRAPWGGGVHGALYHSQAIEAFYGHVAGLKVVVPSTPADVAGMLREAVADPDPVLFLEHKKTYRLIKGPVPEGDWTVPIGVAEVAREGRDLAIVTYGLHRHLALEAAEALAGEAAIEVVDLRTINPLDRDTVLDSARRCGRVLVVHEDNVSFGVGAEVAALVADEAFYDLDAPVRRLAMADVPAMPYAAPLERAVSIGADEIIGAARSLLAE, from the coding sequence ATGTACCGCACCATCCTCCTGGCCCGGGTGCTCGACCAGAAGACCTGGGCCCTCAACCGTATGGGCAAAGCCCCCTTCGTGGTGAGCTCGCAGGGCCACGAGGGGGCCCAGGTCGGCTCGGCCTGGACGATCCGCGCCGGCGTCGACCCGGTCCTGCCCTATTACCGCGACCTCGGCGTCGTGCTCGCCCTGGGGATGACCCCCTACGAGGTGCTCCTCGGCGTCTTCGCCCGCCCCGACGACCCGTGCTCGGGCGGACGCCAGATGCCCAATCACTGGGGCCACGCCGGCCGGCGGATCATCAGCGGCTCGTCGCCCATCGCCACCCATCTCCCCCACGCCGTCGGCATGGCCCTGGCTGCAAAGCTGGAGGGCCGAGACGAGGTGGTGATGTGCTACTTCGGCGACGGGGCCGCCTCCAAAGGTGACTTCCACGAGTCGCTGAACTTCGCCGGCATCCACCAGCTGCCGGTCGTGTTCGTCTGCGAGAACAACGGCTACGCCATCTCCGTCCCCCTCTCCAAGGAGTCGGCCGTCGAGAACATCGCCGAGCATGCCCACTCGTACCGGCTCACCGGCGTGATCGTGGACGGCAACGATCCCATCGACGTCTACGCCGCAACCCACTCCGCCATCCGCCGGGCCCGGAAGGGCGAGGGCGCAGCCCTGGTCGAGTGCAAGACCTACCGCTACCTCGGGCACACCTCCGACGACGACGACCGCAGCTACCGCACCCCGGCGGAGGTCGAGCTGTGGCGCAAGAAGGACCCCCTGGTGCGGATGCGCCAGTACCTCATCGAGCAGCGCCTTCTGTCCGAGCAGCGGGAGGAGGAGCTCGAGGCGGAGGTCAAGGCCGAGGTCGAGGAGGCGGCCCAGCGGGCCGAGGAGGCAGCGGCGTGCGAGCCGGCGGCCGCCTTCACCAAGGTGTGGGCCCGCCCCCTCCGCCCGACGCCCGGTGTACCCGTCGAGCTGGCCGAGCCCGTCGCTCCGAGGCCGCACCACCCCTCACCCGCAGGGCCGGGGCCGGAGCGAACGGTCGTCGACGCCCTCCGTGTGGCCCAGCACGACCTGCTCGCCGCCGACGAGCGCGTGATGATCCTGGGCGAGGACGTCGGGCCGCGGGGCGGCGTCTTCCGGGCAACCGAGGGGCTCCACGCCACGTTCGGGGAGGCCCGGGTGATGGACACGCCGCTGGCCGAGTCCTCGATCGTCGGCATCGGGATCGGGCTGGCGCTGGCCGGTCGCCGGCCGATCGCCGAGATCCAGTTCGCCGACTTCATCCACTCGGCGTTCGACCAGATCGTGAGCGAGGCCGCCAAGCTCCACTACCGCTCCGACGGCGCCTTCGGCGTGCCCCTGGTGATCAGGGCGCCGTGGGGCGGCGGGGTCCACGGCGCCCTCTATCACTCCCAGGCCATCGAGGCCTTTTACGGCCACGTCGCCGGGCTCAAGGTCGTCGTGCCCTCGACGCCCGCAGACGTGGCCGGGATGCTCAGGGAGGCGGTGGCCGATCCCGACCCCGTGCTCTTCCTCGAGCACAAGAAGACCTACCGCCTGATCAAGGGGCCGGTACCCGAGGGTGACTGGACCGTTCCCATCGGGGTGGCGGAGGTGGCCAGGGAGGGCCGCGATCTGGCCATCGTCACCTACGGGTTGCACCGCCACCTGGCCCTCGAGGCGGCCGAGGCCCTGGCCGGCGAGGCCGCCATCGAGGTGGTCGACCTGCGCACCATCAACCCCCTCGACCGGGACACGGTGCTCGACTCGGCCCGCCGCTGCGGGCGGGTGCTCGTCGTCCACGAGGACAACGTCAGCTTTGGCGTCGGCGCCGAGGTGGCGGCCCTGGTGGCGGACGAGGCCTTCTACGACCTCGACGCCCCCGTGCGCCGTCTCGCCATGGCCGACGTGCCCGCCATGCCGTACGCCGCCCCTCTCGAGCGGGCGGTGTCCATCGGCGCCGACGAGATCATCGGCGCAGCGCGGTCTCTGTTGGCCGAGTAG
- the pyrE gene encoding orotate phosphoribosyltransferase, protein MKPGSISSPPPSVSAALRDHLLAHSVRIGEFVLKSGRRSNWFIDSKQTACRPDGMILMVDAMLSVLPEEATAIGGLTMGADPVAFATAAVGNLRGHSLKSFSVRKEAKDHGAGGRIAGALDAGDRVVLVEDTVTRGTSLVEAARAVRAVGAEPIVMVAVVDRGGTCAAMAEAEGIPFRALVTATDLGFEYEGA, encoded by the coding sequence GTGAAGCCAGGCTCGATTTCGTCTCCGCCTCCGTCGGTCTCGGCCGCCCTCCGCGACCACCTGCTCGCCCACTCCGTGCGCATCGGCGAGTTCGTGCTCAAGTCGGGGCGTCGCAGCAACTGGTTCATCGACTCGAAGCAGACCGCGTGCAGGCCCGACGGCATGATCCTCATGGTCGACGCCATGCTGTCGGTGCTGCCCGAGGAGGCCACGGCGATCGGCGGTCTCACCATGGGTGCCGACCCGGTGGCCTTCGCCACCGCTGCCGTCGGCAATCTCCGCGGCCATTCGCTCAAGTCCTTCAGCGTCCGCAAGGAGGCCAAGGACCACGGGGCCGGAGGACGCATCGCCGGCGCCCTGGACGCCGGCGACCGGGTGGTGCTGGTCGAGGACACCGTGACCAGGGGGACCTCGCTGGTCGAGGCGGCGAGGGCCGTGCGGGCGGTCGGGGCCGAGCCGATCGTGATGGTGGCGGTGGTCGACCGGGGCGGCACCTGCGCAGCCATGGCCGAAGCCGAGGGCATCCCCTTCCGGGCTCTCGTCACCGCCACCGACCTCGGCTTCGAGTACGAGGGCGCGTAG
- a CDS encoding response regulator, with product MPRVLVVEDEPVILRLLEETLAGDGADVVTVRDADAALVALREEQFDVVLVDLLLPGQPGWRVLEQLRSSPEGSPVVVVSARATPSNLTRAFDLGAVDVFGKPFDPLELSACVNEVAGMEAEGLAAHRQAARTRRNA from the coding sequence ATGCCCAGGGTGCTGGTTGTCGAGGACGAGCCCGTTATCCTGCGCCTCCTCGAGGAGACGCTGGCGGGCGACGGCGCCGACGTGGTCACTGTCCGCGACGCCGACGCCGCCCTGGTGGCCCTGCGTGAGGAGCAGTTCGACGTCGTGCTGGTGGATCTGCTCCTTCCCGGCCAGCCGGGGTGGCGAGTCCTCGAGCAGCTCCGGTCCAGCCCCGAGGGCTCTCCGGTGGTGGTCGTGTCGGCCCGAGCCACCCCGAGCAACCTCACCCGGGCGTTCGACCTGGGTGCCGTCGATGTCTTCGGCAAGCCCTTCGACCCGCTGGAGCTGAGCGCGTGTGTGAACGAGGTGGCGGGGATGGAAGCCGAGGGCCTCGCCGCGCACCGGCAGGCGGCGCGGACCCGGCGCAACGCGTGA